A single genomic interval of Gavia stellata isolate bGavSte3 chromosome 19, bGavSte3.hap2, whole genome shotgun sequence harbors:
- the ZGRF1 gene encoding protein ZGRF1 yields MASQEFTVLYTHQKMKKSKTWQDGILRIRTGGNKAILFDDKGQCLESIFVKSQVNAGDNLESERYLITVEAVKVNEKSFEYQPRKAEAPAVDRNGVKPSVLPPRHLSVGLKRKFTGFQGPRQVEKKIATMEDGEKPTILPLSKQCQGTFPSKFYITSPLFSTICKKDGETNLPADFHGDACTDNDREYTSLPSLLSAPFLDRCEETEKQNSDQSIMKPESPLITGHAKSSSQTGHGAVSHNIRSTAEIIALLTSKPTEGCREQTASEVTECLSRFQASENQKSTILPAFSGSPAKRLIQNTQRLPFTTGTVSDKKEWNAEMLLNSAEQPCDEEVTEQRRDKKANNLSQDAEDPCITNSCFLPESSISGMSDSQFVPSSGDISCSASPITFEKNLSRYREHSVTNVFKENSSVKLQSELQPRQNSEGVPSDLELSVDVTLTEIGIVKEELSMHGKDCGPDEQVMEVNFNLMEAFDFNDTDNEDLSERDVNKLTEGDMLSQSPDCLKGEDVAQSTALRPHSHCEVVTDSKNEEVKCSTFDGEIDGNRCTEGIPSQLCDNNVRDTGRRIPEDSANQTRIEVELLGDGRNVKEINESQLSTEATNSKKDLDGHAVHTVNGVSWIKSKHSDLFPGGTNVNECHPKSSMFEKTESISCISTSRVISAMDERTEEGVIKLGRMKSPDLDSEHFWGTKNDDMKPGSPVPALSQKSDSSYGSFQYIAEDHQKVFGISHNEDTLISRSSLYPLGKGHSSPEETSIGETEFENVENINAFRETCKGERIGTDCLKCTAMAENSSDLPDLVNNIALLRALTQHSTALESLQKMEENNSILHEAETSKEIFEPLVNDEAIKQFTEMPYSESTQASSCSYFDSSGLMPNCVDNLLPKTEACILPIAAAQRHRRTSDCRLKPVAFQGHQVKGSAASEIMLRAPCSQLGWQQYPDNTEVAAERFLSPLFSSNYVLSDFRQSPGSSRLHGDDINFIREEDFQKKSNVVKESRIDQSPLALNVYSEVPPWTMAGSPSHADLRQTQWTSREPEKMISSVELTSSLDPDHTISLASGSEETIGDVQEPLIHRILPSETELSEIFFTGEKSSYLEECSLSRFKPTVKTRTPFVTLPATEKIPAAFYPTDSEEVQQSFGSSVVNLCNKSVVFPISAFGPEERNYETSVFGEHMEDRQRESIQPVFPNVTSQYRQSKWLKYQNSAQCDLITQNSNDREVTDDICAENVLGMPLGDIGESSAVNESAPGSAPLLTAKSMLGKCCANTSNRDLISERKLLSLHLSRTPLAEATQKVLSHLSCHTVTGDSQDVAISELSFPNVDKVKYANLPKRQISIPTVFQSHVHYKQIFKAALTEQLNIMLFELSQRLHNALSKVDISFYTSLKDGQSESKASCVPLCNHMRPAKLVMVKKEGQNKGRFFYTCDAPKAEQCSFFKWIEDVNPAQIKSRPSVVLHDIKSIGTYLRSQKISLYEGCQLLVRKAFETQTQQCSKFKKFMNTPVRFDGDSKTKLYLKLSRKEHYSLYSKDDIWVVSKTLNFDPIDTFIASSAFFGPSSNNEVELLPLKGYCPSNWRSNMFVHALLVCNASGELASLRNMEEHFNPSTLPLIPYLLKMNFDSENATKRVNKRKFIPPAVSLKHTMMYEPVSTEVAMGLAKKMIQTFSLNPDQATSLIQIAQMMTSCENIKPAEERRIFPITIIRGVFGAGKSYLLSVVILFLVQLFESSEATERPRPAPWKLLIASSTNVAVDRILLGLLDLGFEDFIRVGSIRKITKAILPHSLHAGSGNENEQLKELLALMKEDLTPVEKIYVRKSIEQHKLGTNKTMLQQVKVVGVTCAACPFPCLNTLQFPVVMLDECSQMTEPASLLPIARFQCEKLVLVGDPKQLPPTIQGSESVHEKGLEQTLFDRLCLMGHKTILLRTQYRCHPAISAIANELFYEGDLIDGVSEKDRSPLLDWLPTLCFYSVNGVEQIERDNSFCNMAEVHFAVKLIQALIASGIEGSAIGVITLYKSQMCKIQNLLSGVHSEAFELKAVQVSTVDAFQGAEKEIIVLSCVRTRQIGFIDSEKRMNVALTRAKRHLLIVGNLACLSRNRLWGRVIHHCKGWQNGLQHVSQCERQLNDILKCYLEKRKEDEQSKKKEK; encoded by the exons ATGGCTTCTCAAGAATTTACT GTATTATACACTcaccaaaaaatgaaaaaatcaaaaacGTGGCAAGATGGAATTCTGAGGATTAGAACTGGCGGAAATAAG GCTATCTTGTTTGATGATAAAGGACAATGTTTGGAGAGTATTTTTGTGAAATCTCAG gTGAATGCTGGAGATAATTTAGAAAGTGAACGATACTTGATCACAGTTGAAGCAGtaaaagtgaatgaaaaatcttttgaaTATCAGCCAAGGAAAGCAGAAGCTCCAGCAGTGGATAGGAATGGTGTAAAGCCCAGTGTTCTGCCTCCAAGACATCTGTCTGTCGGCTTGAAAAGGAAGTTTACG GGTTTCCAAGGACCACGCcaagttgaaaagaaaatagcaacAATGGAAGATGGAGAAAAACCAACAATATTACCTTTATCTAAGCAGTGTCAGGGTACTTTTCCATCCAAGTTTTATATTACCTCTCCGCTATTTTCTACAATTTGCAAGAAGGATGGAGAAACAAATCTACCTGCAGACTTTCATGGAGATGCGTGTACAGATAATGATAGAGAATACACATCTCTCCCCTCACTGCTTTCAGCTCCGTTTCTTGACAGATGCGAGGAGACAGAGAAGCAAAACTCTGATCAGTCCATTATGAAGCCAGAATCTCCACTAATTACTGGGCATGCCAAATCTAGTAGTCAGACAGGTCACGGGGCAGTGTCACACAACATCAGGAGCACAGCAGAGATAATAGCTCTTTTGACGTCTAAACCAACAGAAGGATGCAGAGAGCAAACAGCATCTGAAGTCACAGAATGTCTTTCTAGGTTTCAGGcatcagaaaaccaaaaaagcacaATCCTACCCGCTTTTTCAGGCAGCCCTGCCAAAAGACTCATTCAGAATACTCAGCGCCTGCCTTTTACAACAGGAACTGTAAGTGATAAAAAGGAATGGAATGCTGAAATGCTTCTAAATTCAGCTGAACAACCTTGTGATGAAGAAGTCACAGAACAGAGACGTgacaaaaaggcaaataatttaAGTCAAGATGCAGAAGACCCCTGCATTACAAACAGTTGCTTCCTACCTGAATCCAGCATAAGTGGAATGAGTGACAGTCAGTTTGTCCCATCCTCAGGTGACATTTCGTGTTCAGCAAGTCCAAtcacctttgaaaaaaatctctcgAGATACAGGGAGCATTCAGTGACTAACGTTTTTAAGGAGAATTCATCTGTGAAGTTGCAAAGTGAGCTTCAGCCAAGACAAAATTCAGAAGGAGTGCCTAGTGACCTGGAGCTCTCTGTAGATGTAACATTGACTGAAATTGGAATTGTAAAGGAGGAATTAAGTATGCATGGCAAAGACTGTGGTCCAGATGAACAGGTGATGGAGGTTAACTTTAATCTCATGGAGGCTTTTGATTTTAATGACACAGACAATGAAGACCTGTCTGAAAGAGATGTGAATAAGCTCACTGAAGGAGACATGCTTTCACAAAGTCCAGATTGCTTAAAGGGAGAAGATGTAGCACAAAGTACTGCATTGAGACCTCATTCTCACTGTGAAGTAGTGACAGACAGTAAAAACGAAGAAGTCAAATGTTCAACATTTGACGGAGAGATTGACGGCAATCGCTGCACTGAGGGTATACCATCTCAGCTCTGTGACAACAATGTCAGGGATACAGGGAGAAGAATTCCAGAAGACTCTGCAAACCAGACCAGAATTGAAGTGGAACTTTTGGGTGATGGACGCAATGTAAAAGAGATTAATGAAAGTCAATTAAGTACTGAAGCCACAAACAGCAAGAAGGATCTTGATGGCCACGCAGTGCATACCGTTAATGGCGTGTCATGGATAAAAAGCAAGCACTCTGATCTTTTTCCTGGTGGCACAAATGTTAATGAATGTCACCCTAAAAGCAGTATGTTTGAGAAAACTGAAagtatttcatgtatttctaCCAGCAGAGTAATTTCCGCAATGGACGAAAGGACCGAAGAAGGTGTTATAAAGCTTGGACGCATGAAATCCCCAGATCTTGATTCAGAACACTTCTGGGGTACTAAGAACGATGACATGAAACCAGGTAGTCCTGTGCCGGCTTTGTCACAAAAATCAGATTCTAGTTACGGCTCATTCCAATACATTGCAGAAGACCACCAAAAGGTATTTGGCATTTCGCATAACGAAGATACTCTCATTTCCAGAAGTTCTCTCTATCCTTTAGGAAAAGGCCATTCATCTCCAGAGGAGACATCAATAGGTGAAACTGAGTTTGAAAATGTAGAGAACATAAATGCCTTTCGCGAAACCTGCAAAGGTGAAAGAATAGGAACGGATTGCCTGAAATGCACGGCAATGGCTGAAAATTCATCAGATCTTCCTGATTTGGTAAACAACATCGCTCTTCTAAGAGCTTTGACTCAACATAGCACAGCATTAGAAAGCTTACAAAAGATGGAGGAAAATAATAGCATATTACATGAAGCAGAGACTTCTAAAGAGATATTTGAACCCCTTGTGAATGATGAAG CTATAAAACAGTTTACAGAAATGCCTTACTCAGAAAGTACACAGGCATCTTCCTGTTCATACTTTGATTCTTCTGGCCTTATG CCCAACTGTGTGGACAATTTATTACCGAAAACAGAAGCATGTATTCTACCAATAGCAGCGGCCCAAAGACACCGTAGGACATCTGACTGCCGACTGAAG CCTGTTGCGTTTCAAGGGCACCAAGTAAAGGGATCAGCAGCTAGTGAGATAATGTTGAGAGCTCCCTGCTCACAGCTAGGATGGCAGCAGTACCCAGATAATACGGAGGTTGCAGCTGAGAGATTTTTGTCACCCCTGTTTTCAAGCAATTATGTCCTTTCTGACTTCAGAcag TCTCCAGGTTCAAGTCGTCTTCATGGAGATGATATCAACTTTATCAGAGAAGAGGATTTTCAAAAGAAGTCTAATGTTGTTAAAGAGTCAAGAATAGATCAGTCCC CATTGGCATTGAATGTGTATTCTGAAGTTCCACCGTGGACAATGGCAGGGTCACCTTCACATGCCGATTTGAGACAGACGCAGTGGACTTCACGGGAACCTGAGAAG ATGATTTCATCAGTAGAACTGACTTCCTCACTTGATCCAGACCATACGATTTCTCTAGCTTCAGGAAGCGAGGAAACTATTGGAGACGTCCAGGAGCCCTTGATACACAGGATCTTGCCAAGTGAAACAGaactttcagaaatttttttca CAGGGGAGAAATCCAGCTATCTGGAGGAATGCAGCCTCTCCAGATTCAAACCCACAGTTAAAACACGAACTCCATTTGTCACTCTTCCTGCCACCGAGAAGATCCCTGCTGCATTTTATCCAACTGACAGTGAGGAGGTCCAGCAATCTTTCGGCTCTTCAGTAGTCAATTTATGCAACAAGTCAGTGGTATTTCCTATTAGTGCTTTTGGCCCTGAGGAGAGAAATTATGAAACCTCTGTGTTTGGAGAGCATATGGAAGACAGACAAAGGGAGTCTATACAACCGGTGTTCCCTAATGTGACTTCACAGTATAGACAAAGCAAGTGGCTAAAATACCAAAACAGTGCTCAGTGTGACTTGATAACTCAAAACAGCAATGACAGGGAAGTGACTGATGACATCTGTGCTGAGAACGTCCTTGGAATGCCGCTGGGTGACATAGGAGAGAGCAGTGCTGTGAATGAAAGTGCTCCCGGCTCTGCACCTCTACTGACAGCAAAGAGCATGCTTGGTAAATGCTGTGCAAATACCAGCAACCGAGATTTGATTTCAGAGAGGAAGTTACTTTCTCTGCACTTAAGTCGGACACCTTTGGCTGAAGCAACACAAAAGGTGTTAAGTCATCTGAGCTGCCACACTGTAACAGGAGACAGCCAG gACGTAGCAATTTCTGAGTTGTCTTTTCCTAATGTGGATAAAGTAAAATACGCTAATCTTCCTAAAAGACAGATTTCCATACCAACTGTGTTTCAGTCTCATGTTCACtacaaacagatttttaaagctgctCTGACAG AGCAATTAAACATCATGCTATTTGAGTTGTCACAAAGATTACACAATGCTCTTTCAAAAGTGGATATATCATTTTACACTTCGTTGAAAGATGGGCAAAGTGAGAGCAAAGCAAGCTGCGTTCCACTCTGCAATCACATGCGTCCTGCTAAGCTTGTTATGGTTAAAAAAGAAGGTCAAAACAAG GGTCGTTTCTTCTATACCTGTGATGCCCCAAAAGCTGAACAGTGTTCGTTTTTCAAGTGGATAGAAGATGTGAACCCCGCACAGATCAAATCCAGACCTAGTGTAGTGCTACATGATATAAAAAGTATTGGGACATACCTCAGAAGTCAAAAGATTTCTCTCTATGAGGGATGCCAGCTTTTGGTGAG GAAAGCTTTTGAAACTCAAACACAGCAGTGTAGTAAGTTCAAGAAATTTATGAATACACCTGTCAGATTTGATGGTGATTCCAAAACCAAATTATACCTCAAACTAAGCAGAAAGGAGCATTATTCTCTCTATAGCAAAG ATGATATCTGGGTTGTTTCGAAGACTCTGAACTTCGATCCCATTGATACTTTCATTGCAAGTAGTGCTTTCTTTGGACCATCCTCCAATAATGAAGTAGAATTGCTACCGCTGAAAGGCTACTGCCCCTCAAACTGGCGATCCAATA TGTTTGTTCATGCCTTGCTGGTTTGTAATGCTAGTGGTGAGCTTGCATCTTTAAGAAATATGGAGGAGCACTTCAATCCATCTACATTACCACTAATACCGTATCTACTAAAAAT gAATTTTGATTCTGAAAATGCTACTAAGAGAgtcaacaaaagaaaatttattccaCCTGCCGTCAGTCTGAAACACACAATGATGTATGAGCCTGTCAGCACTGAAGTAGCAATGGGACTCGCTAAAAAGATGATCCAAACGTTCTCGTTGAACCCAGATCAAGCTACATCACTGATTCAGATAGCTCAGATGATGACCTCGTGTGAAAATATCAAACCAGCGGAAGAACGTCGGATCTTCCCTATCACAATCATACGTG GTGTTTTTGGAGCTGGAAAGAGCTATCTGCTGTCTGTTGTGATCTTGTTCCTAGTACAGCTCTTTGAAAGCAGTGAAGCTACGGAGCGTCCAAGGCCAGCTCCATGGAAACTTCTGATTGCTTCTTCCACTAACGTTGCCGTTGATAGGATACTGCTGGG tctACTTGATCTTGGATTTGAGGATTTTATCAGAGTGGGAAGTATTAGGAAAATCACCAAAGCAATTCTTCCCCATAG CTTACATGCTGGctcaggaaatgaaaatgagcaGTTGAAAGAGCTGCTTGCTCTCATGAAAGAAGATTTAACTCCAGTTGAAAAAATCTACGTAAGGAAGAGTATTGAGCAACATAAACTGGGGACCAATAAAACTATGCTGCAACAG GTAAAAGTGGTTGGAGTGACCTGTGCTGCCTGCCCGTTCCCTTGTCTGAATACTCTTCAGTTTCCCGTAGTGATGCTGGATGAGTGCAGTCAGATGACTGAACCCGCTTCTCTCCTTCCTATTGCAAG GTTTCAGTGTGAAAAGCTAGTCCTTGTTGGAGACCCTAAGCAATTACCACCAACTATTCAAGGGTCTGAGAGTGTTCACGAAAAGGGATTGGAGCAGACTCTCTTTGACCGGCTTTGCTTAATG GGGCATAAAACAATACTTCTTCGGACACAGTACCGATGTCACCCTGCTATTAGTGCCATAGCCAATGAGCTGTTCTACGAAGGAGATCTGATAGATGGTGTTTCTGAGAAAGATAGAAGTCCTTTATTGGATTGGCTTCCAACACTATGTTTTTATAGTGTTAATGGGGTAGAGCAA ATTGAAAGAGACAACAGCTTTTGTAACATGGCGGAAGTTCATTTTGCAGTCAAGCTCATCCAGGCTCTGATTGCCAGTGGAATAGAAGGATCCGCAATTGGTGTGATTACTCTTTATAAATCACAGATGTGTAAG